The Populus alba chromosome 6, ASM523922v2, whole genome shotgun sequence genome contains a region encoding:
- the LOC118030672 gene encoding lachrymatory-factor synthase, with amino-acid sequence MTEETQGKWEGKATVELRGPTADQVWPCLEDFCNLQKWLPRVDTCYRVEGELGQPGLVRCCNFSKVPSEGSHEDEENKVIWAKEKLIMINPSERCLSYEILENNAGFKSYVATIKVSPINDGDGDGQHGCTIEWSFIADPIEGWPLEDFNSYIDSSLQFMGKKMEQDVLSR; translated from the coding sequence ATGACAGAAGAAACACAAGGCAAGTGGGAAGGCAAGGCCACGGTTGAGCTAAGAGGCCCAACAGCAGACCAAGTATGGCCTTGCTTGGAGGACTTCTGTAATCTACAAAAGTGGCTTCCACGAGTGGATACATGCTACCGAGTTGAGGGTGAGCTTGGACAACCTGGCCTGGTTCGGTGCTGCAATTTTAGCAAAGTACCATCGGAAGGGAGTCATGAAGACGAAGAGAATAAGGTCATCTGGGCCAAAGAGAAGCTAATAATGATCAATCCAAGCGAACGGTGTCTAAGCTATGAGATCCTTGAAAATAACGCTGGATTCAAGTCATATGTGGCCACCATTAAAGTATCGCCAATCAACGATGGAGATGGGGATGGTCAACATGGGTGCACGATCGAGTGGTCCTTCATTGCTGATCCAATTGAAGGGTGGCCATTGGAGGATTTCAATTCCTATATTGATTCCTCTCTCCAGTTCATGGGGAAAAAAATGGAACAGGATGTCCTATctagataa